From the genome of Bacillus sp. Bos-x628:
GTGGGATAAAATTGGATATGGTGCTGACACATTCTCAGGTAAACAGGTGAGAGAAGCATCCACAATAAGTAAAGTGGTGTCAGGATGTCTTGTTAAAAAAGGAAACCGAGGAAAGGCTGTTACAGAAGTTCAGCAACTTCTTCGTAAGCATGGCTACGATCTAAAAGTAGATGGCATATTCGGTTCATCTACAGAAGATGCTGTAAAGGACTTCCAAAAAACTAAACACCTCTCTGTAGACGGTATTGTAGGGAAGGCCACACTCGCTGAGTTGAAAAAAGTTTCAGGAAAGAAGCCTAAGGCCAAAGCCACTACAATTAAGCCTATCGGCAAGATTAAGATTGTGAACGTTTCAAACGCTTGCTTCGTTTGTGATAAACCTTCCCAAAACAGCAAAAACTTGGACACAGTGAAAAAGGGTTCAATCCTTGAAATCTCTGGTTCTGTTTCTGGCTGGTGGGAAGTTATTTATAAAGGAAAACGTGCCTATGTGAATGCGAAATATGGTAAGAAAATTTAAGGAGGTAGTACTATGAAGAAAATTCTTAGACGACTGCAGAATAAGAAAATTCTAATGTCTGTTCTATCTGGAATCCTATTGATTCTAGTTCAAACAGGTGTTATTGGTGCTGATATGTCTCAATCTTGGGATGTAACAATCAACACAGCACTATCCATCCTTGTAGCTGTAGGTATCATATCTGACCCTGAAAGCCACATTGAAAAGTAACAACCAAGCCCACTGTAAAAGGTGGGCTATTTTTATGATTAGTTTTCCTCTAACCAGTTATAGAATGGCACTTTTCTTTCATACGCTTCTTCTTTAGGTGCTGTAACTGGACGGTGAAATCCACTTGCTTTTTCTAACGCCCCTTGAATAAAAACGGCTGTCTTACGAATCTGTTCAGGATATGTAGCGAGTTGTTGGAACACGAAACACATTTCATTCTGACCAATTTTTTCTAGATTATTATGTACCCAATTTGTAACGACGGATAGATCAACACCGTTTGCTTCCATGTCAGCTTTGAAGTGGTTAAATTCAGTATGTACGACTTTAGGCACAACAGCACTTAATGTTGGTATTGATGTTGATACTGTACTTGGTTTTAAAATTGAATCAGATTCAGGAAACACTTCTTCAACGTCAGGAAGAATGTCGTCAGAGATTTCAGGCAATTCCTCTGTGTTCTTTTTAGGACGACCACCTTTCTTCGTGAAGGAATACCTTTCTTCTGTACGCTGTTCCCACGTACGGCACAATTCAAGAGGTTCTTTATCAAGATCAGGATTGTTTTGTGGGTACTCGTAAACCACAACATTTTCACATGCGGGTGCTTTTTCAGATGATTTGTATTGGATATAGTCAATTAGGCCATACTCGTAAAGGGGCTGTAACAGTCTCAATAGTTTGGTGTAAGACATGCCCAGTGTTTTGGCTAAAGCGTGTTGAGAGTATTTAACGGTATCTTTCCTGTCGTCTGTACGATCAACTTTAGTTAAGAGTCTAAGCCACAAAATAAACGACTTCTCACCTAACTTATCAATCCAATCGTCAGCAACAATAAAGTGGAGTGTCGGGAGTCTTAATCCTTTTCGGGGTGTTTTACCTTTTTCAATAGTGATGAATGATTCTGTCATTTTATGTTCCTTCTTTCCGTCATATTATGACTAAAGAAAGACACTGAAAGTCCTTGCGTTAACTTACCTTATGTATTATAATAAGTGTACAGATTAATAGACTTTACAGGTCACAAAACACTTACCTTAGGAAGCTGGTAACTTCCTTGTACACAGGTAAGTGTTTTTTTTCTTTGTCTGAATTTAACTATAATCTATTATTCTAGTTCCGTCAAGCATAAAAATTGCGATATATAAGAATTTAAGTGATTTATTTTTATTCTCACTATGGACAGCCTCTTTTTGCCTTCTAACCTAGTTTCAAAAATGAAACTACCCTCAAACACCCTAGTTTCAAAAATGAAACTAGTATTTTCCTAGTTTTAAAAATGAAACTACCCTAGTTTCAAAAATGAAACTATCCCAGTTTCAAAAATGAAACTACCCTAGTTTCAAAAATGAAACACATTAATTATTACAAATATCAATATTAATTAATCAAATATCTTTATTAACTCTTACAAATATCAATATTAATTAATCAAATATTTTTCTTCTCTCTATTAGAAACTTACCATCAAGGAAAAAAGAGAGTGAGTGAGAGTAACAAGGCCAGCCAATCGGTTAGTCTTTTTTTTTGTTAATCCCTTTTCTAATGTCCTAAAAACTGTGACTTATGCAAGTACATAAGCGAGGACACCACAGAAAGGGATGATTAAATGGAGAACTTATTTTCCGTTTCACATAACAAGGAAATCAATTTAGGTAGTGGCGAGAGAATCAGCAATGTGTATGTACGTGTCTACACCTCCATGTTTACGTCAGGACTTGTCGCTAAGATGGGTGCTAACAGATTCACAACGCTTATGGCGTTGGCATCTTACATGGACGAAAAAGGAGAATGCTATCCAACGCAAATACAGCTTGCGGAAGCTGTTGGCGTTCATAAAAACACAATCAACAAGTATATCAACGAATTGCTAGAGTTTGAGATTGATGGGAAGCCTGTCGTTACGAGAACGAAAGTCAATCGGGGGCAGGGGAACATTTCATCATATTACAAGATTCATCCACTATCACAAATTGCCAAGTTTAACGGAAGTATTGAGGCGGTTAATCACAAGAATGATGATGAAGCGATCACAAACGGAAGTGATCAGGTGGTCACAACCGAGTGTGACGTAATAAGAAGCACTAATAATAATCAATTAAATAATAATACCAGTGACTTAAAAGTCACCAATTCAAATAACGCCATTAAGTACTTTCAGAGAGTCTATAAAGAAAAGTACGGTATTGACTATGTTGTGTCTAACTATGGTCGTGAAGGAAAGCTAATGAAAGATAAGTTGATCACACCGTATGGAGATATGGCCAAAGAGATTATTGATATAGCGATTGATCTTTATGAGGAAATGTTTATGAATCCACGTTACCCACGACCTTCAATTGCAATGTTTAGTTGGGCGGCAAATCAGATTGTTCCCTTAGTTGAGGAAGATCGAAAAGCTAAGGAACTGTTTCAACAGGCTAAACAAGCTGAGGAAGAAGCAGAAGAAGCAATGCTGGCCAAACTATCAAAATTGAATGGTGGTAATGATGATGGAATTAACTAACAACACTTTTACACAGGCAAAGGCCTTTCAGAAACACGCTGATAAGATTCAAGGTAAAGACCTTTACAATCTATCACTATCTCTACATGGTGCTGACGGAAATGGGGGCTTGTTTAAGTCTACTAACGTCCCTGTGAAGTACAAGAATAGCTTTATGGATACTTTACCTATCCAACAGGACAATCCAGCCCCATACGCCTTTATAAGGGCATATACAGACAAAATTTTAGACAATGTATCGGAGGGTATCGGATTATTCCTTTATTCGATTCCAAACGCCAGCAACCGATTGGGAACAGGGACAGGAAAAACAACGTCTGCAATTACTATTCTACATGAGTATTTAGTGGCTAGGGCTATTGAGGAAATGGGCGGTGGCAGACGAATTACTGTTAATCCTGCATTGTATTACGAGGCTACAAAACTGCAGTCCTTGTATAACGCACAATTCAGGGGAACACGTGAAATGCAGGAAACAGCAAGTTACCGATACTACAAGGTTAAGTCCTTAATGATGAATGCAGAATTGTTGGTGATGGATGATGTGGGGATTCGCCAGAGTATAACGGACTCCTTCGAGAATGACCTTACTGAAATCATAGACTACAGGGCAACAGGTATGATTACTACAATTTACACCAGTAATTTAGGGATTGATAAAGTAGCTGACACCCTAGGTGATCGGATAGCTTCCCGAATTGAAGGCATGACCGAAAGTCTAGCATTCAAGGGTGAAGATCATAGAAAGGGCGGAATTTTAAAATGAGAGAAGCACAACTTTTAAGTAAAATCATTGACGAAAACAGTTTCTTCACATTGAATAAATTCAACGTTAACAGTGATGACTTTGAGGCTTACCCCCACGTATATGACTTTGTGAAGCGATATGTAGAGGAATACAACCAAACACCTGATTACAGAACAGTGGTCAGCGAGTTTGAGGACTTTGATTATTACGCCGACGTAACCGATTCTTACGCATACCTATGTAAGTCGATTAAAAGTGCTAGTGCTAAACGTAAGTCCGCCCTTCGCCTTAGCAAGATCAACGAGAACTATAAGACAATGTCAGGTGCTGAGTTTACAAAGTGGTTGAAAGATGAGGCGACAGCCCTTGAAGCTTTGGCCAGTTCTAGTTCGGGTACAGTAACCAATTATGCTACAAATGGTGAAGAACGTAAGGAATGGTACACCCAAAATAAGGACACGAGTGTATTAAGCTACATTCCTACGCCTTACCCTTCCTTAACTGAATGGTTGGGCGGCGGCCTTTCCTTAGGAGACATGACACTACTCATGGCTTACACCAACAAAGGGAAATCTTGGTTAGGTTCTCATATGGGGAACGTGGCACATCTAAACAACTTTGGTGTTATTCATTACTCACCTGAGTTAAGTAAACAACAACAGGCTTACAGGAACGACACATTGAGAGGTCATTTCAATAACGTGGATATTCGTCGAGGAAAGCTGACCAATGAAGATGAATACCTGTCATACTTAGACACCTTCAACGAAAATCAGGAAGTTCCTTA
Proteins encoded in this window:
- a CDS encoding DNA replication protein translates to MMMELTNNTFTQAKAFQKHADKIQGKDLYNLSLSLHGADGNGGLFKSTNVPVKYKNSFMDTLPIQQDNPAPYAFIRAYTDKILDNVSEGIGLFLYSIPNASNRLGTGTGKTTSAITILHEYLVARAIEEMGGGRRITVNPALYYEATKLQSLYNAQFRGTREMQETASYRYYKVKSLMMNAELLVMDDVGIRQSITDSFENDLTEIIDYRATGMITTIYTSNLGIDKVADTLGDRIASRIEGMTESLAFKGEDHRKGGILK
- a CDS encoding phage holin gives rise to the protein MKKILRRLQNKKILMSVLSGILLILVQTGVIGADMSQSWDVTINTALSILVAVGIISDPESHIEK
- a CDS encoding DnaB-like helicase C-terminal domain-containing protein, producing the protein MREAQLLSKIIDENSFFTLNKFNVNSDDFEAYPHVYDFVKRYVEEYNQTPDYRTVVSEFEDFDYYADVTDSYAYLCKSIKSASAKRKSALRLSKINENYKTMSGAEFTKWLKDEATALEALASSSSGTVTNYATNGEERKEWYTQNKDTSVLSYIPTPYPSLTEWLGGGLSLGDMTLLMAYTNKGKSWLGSHMGNVAHLNNFGVIHYSPELSKQQQAYRNDTLRGHFNNVDIRRGKLTNEDEYLSYLDTFNENQEVPYFIKTMEDLPHGLSVEVIRADLEMYGDKIQMVIIDGFNLMKHPKLGREGMSATSRELRQVFGRHNVAGLVIHQTPTSAEKEMRVDEDDLDVEIPVPQLTDYSETIAVVQDSATVLTFNQKDGRGRLMIAKCREPHVGKSVDLRCNFNLGYITESTPVDLF
- a CDS encoding helix-turn-helix domain-containing protein, producing MYVRVYTSMFTSGLVAKMGANRFTTLMALASYMDEKGECYPTQIQLAEAVGVHKNTINKYINELLEFEIDGKPVVTRTKVNRGQGNISSYYKIHPLSQIAKFNGSIEAVNHKNDDEAITNGSDQVVTTECDVIRSTNNNQLNNNTSDLKVTNSNNAIKYFQRVYKEKYGIDYVVSNYGREGKLMKDKLITPYGDMAKEIIDIAIDLYEEMFMNPRYPRPSIAMFSWAANQIVPLVEEDRKAKELFQQAKQAEEEAEEAMLAKLSKLNGGNDDGIN
- a CDS encoding peptidoglycan-binding protein, with product MAWKMTYDVLNRQRLDQLGDRTKAKAYEWYNWCESKQVDILIVQTKRSLEEQKANVAKGSSQTMRSYHLVGQALDFVPIKKTGNATGTAEWGWYDKAPFSDAIKKAKAIGFTWGGDWTSLVDKPHLQWDKIGYGADTFSGKQVREASTISKVVSGCLVKKGNRGKAVTEVQQLLRKHGYDLKVDGIFGSSTEDAVKDFQKTKHLSVDGIVGKATLAELKKVSGKKPKAKATTIKPIGKIKIVNVSNACFVCDKPSQNSKNLDTVKKGSILEISGSVSGWWEVIYKGKRAYVNAKYGKKI